The Episyrphus balteatus chromosome 3, idEpiBalt1.1, whole genome shotgun sequence genome segment tcctgtaaTTTATAGGCAACGCCGCCGAAGGCTTGAATTCACTGCTATTTATCGATTCTACAATAAAAATGCTGGGTTTTGTCTTGCGGGATTCTTCAAGATAGCGCTGATACTTTTTATGGACACACTCGGGTTCTTCATTATCCTCCTGCCGCCTTATATCAGTTTCTATCGAGAGTTTATGTTCATCCTTTTTATCTTCGGATGAGGGAACTGTTGAAGTGCGACCATTGTGCTGTGGTGATCGATCACCAACATTTGGCGGAGAAGGATCACTTTGAAGTGATTCACTTAAAAAGTCACTTGCGTGATCATCAGGATGGGAATGATGGTTTAAGCGACGTCGTCGTGGTGCTGATTTTTCTGGGGATTCGTCACTTTGCGAAGAACGTGGACAAGTTGAGGTGCCATTCGATGTTGCTCGGGTGCGTCGTTGACGGCGGGTGGTTGTAGGTGGTGGTGTGGAATTTGCTGTCGTCACCGATGACGGTGTATTGCGTGTGGGTGTTGCAGTGTTACGCAGTTGAGTGATTATTTTGATCTCGGGCGTTTTGGTAACAATAAGATTTGCTGTCGGTATCGGTTCGGGAGATTTTGGTATGACTGGTTCCTCGATGGGTTTGCTGTTTGTGTCTTCAGGGAGGGAACATctgaaaagcaaacaaaaaattaattaataaataaataatcccACACCTCTTCCCCCCAAATACCGCACACGCTGGGGCCATTTACAACGAGTTTTATGGCTGCTAGCACCTATATTAGAGTTTTTTGAAGATAAGAAAAACACGAGGACCTTTACGAATATCTTAAGAAGGACTGCTAAATAAAAAGCagttaaaaaacgtaaaaaataaATGTCCATATAGGAGCATGCAAAagcaggggtcgaattacggcatacgttcgttaacgtatggttgctatgtgtccctatctttttctactaaataaatagagacacaaatagtaaaaacgttaacgaatgatcgtaatcgtatgctgtaattcgacACCAGACCTCTTTatgggaaaaatgaaaaaaaaattaaacgtatttaaaaagaaatacaaatgcaaaattaataaacaagTTAAAATAAGACGAAAAAACATGTCTAAGCACTTGTTAgattagtaaaaacaaaaataaagggcCAGCTTGATTTTCTCTTTTATATTCTCGTCATTGGGTTCAAGAGGGTTATAAGTTCCATACagaagaacatttttttctctgattttGCTATAAGTTCAAtgctacaatttttatttacatttcttAGCATTCTGGTAATTGGTTCATTTCTGGCATTATCTGCTCTATGAAGAGTTAGATGTTCAATGATAAAATCAGATGGGGTTGATCTGAGAGAATGGAATTTTTCAAGAGATTGTAAGTTAATGAGTTGTTAACGTTCTTGATACGGGCGGGCAGATTTAAATTGTCAACCCACGGAAGTAATCTTAATGCAAAACGGAGAAATCTGCGCTGTATTGCTTCAATTCTCTTAATGTGGACTTGGAGACCAGCACATTCAAGTAAGGGATTAACAAACGTAGTATAAAGTGATATCGTTACGTAAGGATCAGAAAACTCATAGACCAGCCAGCGCAGCATTTGACGAAACCTAAAACAGAATTAGTTCTAGATACTATACCTATTGTCATAGCGGGGCCTGACGTTAATTTCACTTTCACAAATTACACCCAAATTTTTAATAGTTGTTACTCTTAAAACAATACATTCATTGATATAGTGCCGCGGTGGCGGATGGAAACGTTTATGAGAATATTTAATTGCTTGgcatttttaaacaataagaTCTAGATTATTTTTCTGACACGAAAAATATCGTTTAAGGGCCATTTTtgtcactattgctcaacttgaagcaaactctcgagtttgccaacttgagagttgactttaaCTCTAGAGTTCAAATGcaagttgtaatttctttttattcacttATTATTTTCTCAACTCTCCAGCTGAAGATCTAAAGTTGGTCAActtcaagtttgaaaaatattcctgggatatttatgaaatatgaaacaaaaactgtcaattatttaaattaaactttgaaTCTTTCATATTCATAGcatatttgtattcttttttgtgtttaatttttcgatttttgtttgctttttcgaTGTTTGTTTGCTTTGGAATATTAATTCGTTGACACAATAACTGTCAACAAAATTTTcacagaaaagttaaaaaaaaaaaatctgaagcaaactctcaagtttggtCGGCAAACTTCTACTTTTTAGGAAAGTTGAGAAAACTCGAAATTGATCTACTTTCGAGTttaaaatcgaaagttgaaAAGGTCAACTTGGAGTGAATAAAACCGAATTCGGAAGTTGAggataaaaattctcaagttatgtttaactccgagtgaaaaaaattctactacatTGATTGTCAGAATAAAAATGATAGGGCCTAAATGACTCCGTTTTGAAACACTCGACTCTGCAATGCATAGATCAGATATCTGCATAGGTATGATTCTATCCATTGAATGAAACCAGGAGTAAATCCAAGAGCTTTCAGTTTAAACGATATATTTGTATGTGAAATTCTATCGAAGGCCTCGCTGAAGTCCATAGCAATAACATCTACTTCGTTCATATTTTCCATTGAGTTCAAAGTATACGATACAAATTCTATTAAATAAGTGGTCATGGATTTGCCTTTCAGAAATCCGTATTGTCTGAATGAAAACAATGATTTACAATGAAAGTTAGCAGTGTATAACGTAAGTAGTTTGTAGTAAAACACAAAAATCGACTCGCTCTGGCCCCCAAAATTGAGGCTTGAGTAAAGCTGGGGTGTTCTGTAAACCTCTCAATATTAGAGAATCATATAGACTCCCAGACGATTGCAGTGTGTTTCAAGCTGAAATCTTTGCTATAGAAAAAGCGGCAGAATTGGTTCACAAAGAAAAACTAATCTCCTCGGAGATAACATTTCTTGTGGACAGCCAGGCTGCTATCAAAGCTTTAGCCAATGAGACGATAAGATCCAAAGCGGTTTTAAACTGCAGAAAGAAAATCAATAGCATTTGCTACACTAACCAAGTAAAGTTCTGCTGGGTTCCTGGGCATAGCAATATAGAAGGGAATGAAATAGTGGATGAACTAGCTAGGATAGGGTCAGCGTCAAAAGAGGATAGCAGCACCCAATTAGTAAGGGGACCAGATATCCCTATCGGTGTGCTCAAAAGGAAAATAGACCTAtagactaaagaaaaaaatcaataacacCTGGAAAACTAGGGACGATTGTATTATCTCTAGAAGTTTATGgcctaaaatcaacgaaaaagaAACTCGGTATATTTTATCCCTGAGTAAAAAGAACATTAGAATCTTGATAGGTGTACTAACGGGTCATTGTGCCATTGGTACAATGGCTATTAGAATGGGTGTATTTGCACCTGATTTCTGCAGAAGCTGTCAAGATGAAGAGGAAATAGAGTCCATTAAACACCTGCTCTGCGATTGTCCAAACCTCCAAACAAATCGACTCCGTTACTTCGGAAAAAGGTTCGTAGGAGAACTAGACGATCTAGCGCAAGTGTCAATGGCTAACATGAGAAAATTCATTGAAAGTACAGGATGGTTCGTAAATTAGCCAGTTTTCGTAAACCGATGAACAGTTAGGAACATCAATgcgatttttaaataaaagggaATCACAATGGACCAATAGGCCCCCGTGTATGCTGCAGCTTAGCTGTGAACTACCCTATTTACCTAACCTAAAGTTGATTATCGTGTTATAGGGAAGAAGGGCGAAAAGCCGAGTTAACTGCGAGattaaatttctaatttaacACAAATTGGCGCTTCTAGAGCAAGTCGTTTTCTTGtcgttttagtacaaacgacTTAATAGGGACGAATACTTTTGATAAGTTTTGGGTTGAAATGGATAATTTGGCAAAGGGTCTATAGTAAGCAATATCTCTTTTTTGTGAATAGGGATGATGAATTAATTCTCCCATATTGATGGAAAAAATTCTTGAGATAGGggatttttggaacaaaattgcAATAGGTAAGGCTAAATTggctaaacaattttttttttaatacaattggTTAGTAAATGACCTAGGTCTTAATAGAATTCTTATTCTCACCTAATTTCATTAACCTCTGTGTTGGTCACATTTTGATGCTCTTCATTCGTCGGCTCCTGTTTAACATCCTCCTTCTCCTTTTCCTCTTGATCCAAAGCATTgttattctttttcttcttattaaGCTCCTTCTTCTTTTCACTTTTCTTCTTATCCATCGACTCAGTCTGCACCAGCAATCGCTTCACCCTCAACGATCGCCGCTTATTATCCGTCGGTGTAGGACTGTAAACCTTTCCATTCATACCCAATCCAAGATAATTACAAAACTCATCCTGCTGAAAACAATTTACTTCTGGAAATCGTTCCGAACTTTGTCGTTCATTACTTCTTCGATCTGAGCTTCTTCTATCCGAACTTCTTCGTTCTGAACTTTTTCTCTCCGAACTACGTCGACTCTCCACACTTTTGCCTTCAGTGCTTCTTCTTGTTTGGATTTTTCTTTCGGGTGTTATTTCATCAATTTGCTGCTCTTCCAATGATTTTGTTTCATCATCATTACTCTTCCCCGCCACTAACTCTATGGGCGGCGAATTATATTTCATAGGCACTGTAGGCGTTTTAAAGATCTCATTTATCTTCGCCTTAAAATCGATTTGCTTATTATAATCAATTCGGACCTTAATCAACTGCGAATACTTGTCAATGTCGGGATTTAGACGATTACACCTAAAAACCGACTCATCATCAGTCCAATGGAGGCGAATCGATGGAGAAGCTTTTGTAGCGCTACTCTCGCTACTTGGGCAgagtattttttcataaatggtTACATTATTAGAGTCTGGTTTTAGAGAAACAGATGGTTCTACATTACTTGGAGCTTCTCGCGAGCAAGAAGGTTGTTGCTGTTGCGATTGAGAGGACTTTCTTGCAGATTCTTGTGACGAACCAACAGGACTTGTTCTAAAAGTCTCAAGAATCACCGAACGAAAGTGATTATAGTTGTAATTGGGGTATGGAGAATCTTTGCCAACACTTCGTCTCCCAGACAAACTTCTCGCATAGAATTGTTCGCGTTTTTGAAACTGGGCATCGAAGTTATTCACATCTTCGACATCGCTCAGTTCATCGCGACAAACCCAATGAGCTAGTTTTTCACGATAAGTAATCGCCGGATGACCAAGAGCGATTTCCTGCAGCATTCGCCATTCGGCTCCTGCTGGCAGGGTgttctttacatattttttacgATGGCCTGCCAAAGGAACTGTGTCCGATGGCGACGAAACTGGGAATTTGCTAGATGTATCACTAGAGACTTTTGTTCTAGTTCTCATTGGATTTGTTGACACAGAATCAATGTCAATTGGTGGCTCTTCATTTGGCTCACCgtcaattttgagttttttctttGCCAATGGCGGTTCCATTTTTGTTGGTTGGTTGTCGACGGCGGCGACATCGTCGACGACAGTGGCTAATCTTTTCTTTGGACTTGAAAAGCCAGTTAATTCATCGCCACTGTCGTCGCTATCAGAGATTACCAAGACACTACTTGGAGTCTCTGTTAACAGATCTTCGTTATTTCTCAAACGAGACAttatttcatgaaaaatttaattaaaactatccaaaaaaaaaaagaaaacaaaaataaattgaattttatttttgttttgtttccccCAAATCAAAGCAAATGAATTGTCTCACAGAATTTTAGCGTAGAGGTGCGCTTCAGTATTTGGCGGCAGAGTCCGAtaagaaaaagtatttttttcttacatcaaAACAATCTTTCTAAAGAACTTCAtagtatttttgttattttaaataatggcGGATATTGTTAGGATTGTAACTAAAATATTTATGACttgtatatttatttgtttcttattggaattttcggatttttcaacaaaacgcGCATcgaattttgtgtgaaaaaaaattaggaattttttcttttttttcactgCAGCGGGATATACGTGATAAATGACAGGATGGTTGTTGATAGTTCATGATAGGTGGCGTTTGGGTGGTAGGGAGAATTGCTTGGGTTTATGTTACACtgtgttttgaaaacaaaaaaatttaaattaaaatttgtttttagctAAATTGGTTGCGTTGTGAtccgaaaaatattttatggaaaaaattgAGTTATAGCGCAAATTGCCCAAAAACCATTTAAAGCAAGCTTTAAATGTATATAAAAGCTATGCTATAATACAGCAAGCAGccgaagcgaaacgaaaaattttcaattctcCACAAAGTCAACAGTGAACGTGTCAACGAAAAaacattgacctactatatatggactgctaatcgtttgacttttccatacaaaaattgaaaaaaaatgattccacgtctttctagctctactagcggtataaccttagacggcgaaaagaggaaacttttagtgaatgacatctgtcgttaaaaggtagtgctttctctgtttttctatatttgttcctttcgcacttagtcaaaaatgttgcacttattctccacttttttttagggcgctagtatcgcgaagaaacaagtggaaccaacctgaatatgcttctagcagtccatatatattaagtcaatgcgaaaaaatacaatcaagtaggtattttttcaaagtctaaataataaaaatacaaaaattaaaaattaaagattaaagaaaaactaacaaaattataattcgtttaagggccaatttttcaatagtcagataaacctcagatagagcttattcttaggaataaaagttttttttatattgacatttattcttctgatagtctaactgacgattgaaaaatcagggctaagatTTCGTTGTGCTATGTTTGCATGCTTTAGCTGAATACTAGGCCATAAGGGACAATACGGGCAAACTGAAAatgtggaattttgttcatacaaaaatactGTTGGTGgcattttttgtcttctttcgTCGTTGGTAATATAAGTAAATAATTGAGATTTTATTTGCCTCGTACGCAGCGAAACgtaattttccatacaaaaatagaatAGCAAAACgaaatcttaaacaaaaaatttcggtttgcttttcgtttttcagttcGCAGCTCTAGggaaaaaattggagagtttatAAGCATTTACaacttatagcctgttttcactatagcccaaatgagataatttcgcaaattcaAAGAACCGTAAGGACggtgttttcattttcaattcattaatttcttgaccaaatttttttatgtttttccttgattttaaataaatttggaagtttttttattttgacaggaaccctcgatgatattttttagCTTGGAGACTTAGAATACTTTTCGCTTTCGCTTAACtacataaaggcttggccacaccggagggtatgcggtaaagcggtaacgatatttgtactaaaaaaattccacacctgaacgttgatgtgtcagtttggaatttttttcatacaagtaccctcaccgctacccgtaccgctaccgcataccctccagtgtggccaagccttaaattaTACTTGACTGCGATAGCGATTTTACATCCAATACCTgtcgacttaaaaaaaaaaccacatttttatTGTAGCCAAATTTACCTCTAGTGTGTACCAACCATAAACCATTTGTCTTCATAAATCCCAACATCATTTTATCTTCTTgtatacaaaaacttttttaatcatttttttcttttgacattCCATTTTACGATCcaccctttaaaaaaaaaacaacaaaaacaaatgtcaaaACACACCAAATGCctcatccgtttattttcaaaaaattaatttcatgaaaaaataggaaaaatacGCACAAAAATCTTCCAAAAATATActcaaaatacataaatttctttcatttaataaattctCTACTAAAACTACAAAATGCCTAGTGAAATAATTACCCTACAACTTGGACAATGCGGAAAtcaaagtaagtttttttttttcacttcttttACACCAAACAAATGTAGGAATCTTTTTTGTAGAAGGAAGCGGGTTAAAATCAATCAAATAGAATTCCTATAGTGTCCTTTATTCTTATTgaattcttttcaatttttattatatttttagttggttttgaattttggaaGAGATTATGCCTAGAACATGGAATCTCACCAAATGGTGTATTGGAAGATTTTGCCACAGATGGTTTGGATAGAAAGGATGTTTTCTTCTATCAGGTTTGAGcaaattgttttgtttgtcttttttgaGGGTTTGCAATGTTTATTGTTTTAGGCTGACGACGATCATTATATCCCGAGGGCAGTTCTCCTCGATCTTGAACCTCGAGTTATTCACACCATCATGAGTTCTCCATATGCAAAGGTAAGTATCCCTAAATTCCTTaaggtgttttcataaacgtagGTAATCTGCGTTAGTACAATCTTCTTTCTGCTTTGTTGCATTCGTGAACACATCAATTCTGCAGAGTTTTTGCAGGCATTAGTACctacaattttcagcagtcactgagtgttcataaagataaaaaatgaccacagaatgagttttttttatataagggtTGAGGAAAAAAATGCTTCCTCTTTTAGTTCtcgaaaatattgtttattGGGAATATTTATCCACTGCTTAGTAcctacttaaagctgctttgaactactttttcaatatagcaaaagtagttcatagctgctttaagtactaagcaattagataaattttcccaaaggaacgcagctaataactgcattcctttgggaatattttttatctattgcttagtacttaaaactacttttgctatattgaaaaagtagttcaaagctactttaagtactaagcaattagaaaaatattcccaaaggaacgcagctaataacacagaaaatttttaaaccctGCTACTTTAGATTGGCGTAGAAAAAAACACATACTTCTACTAAGTGGATTGAAAAAAACTGCGTGGTTCAAATTAGAAACAAATTGTCAGGGCAAagatcactttaaaaaaaaaaacaaaatatatgcaTAAAATATGCACCTCAAACCTAAAAATatgagcttaaaaaaaaaataaaaatatgcattaaaaaaccagtaagttgagaaatatttcaagcaatCGCTCAAGGGAATTAAAAATAGGGATGTCACTTGAGCAAAGAAAAATCTTGTCTTGAGGAAAATCTTTTCTCAAACTCGAAAATTTGACTGAGTTGAATTAACTAtcaacaaataaacatttttttaataattcaccATCGGTTTGATTTGTCGCgattaaacaatatttaaaaataaatacatacaaactATTTAAAATGTCCTTCGTCAAGAGagtacaaattttaattgttcaatacaaaaaacaatcgCTCGCAATGACACTTGCGTTTTAATGTCAACTGACTTTGCTTGAACGAATGCTTAAAATATTTCTCAACGACGACTATGAATTCCAACctaaatttaaattatgtacctacatgCAAACAAATCATTAgaataaattttgttggcatACACCATCAAATATTTCCTGAAATTTTCAATGGTAAAATCCTGCCTATTTGGCCTGACATAACTGTTGAACATGGACAAATAATGTTCAAATGGAATGTCAAAGCAAAAAAGTCGGTGTCATAGGAGCATTTTGAATGCAAGTATTTCTTTATCAGAAAAGTTTACCAAAATCTCTTCATGATCAGGTTTTGACAAAACGGTTTTTCAGcattgtttaacatttttttttattttatggaaaCTCCTTCAGAGTCATCCAATTCATTGAAAACTTCTTCACTGCAGTA includes the following:
- the LOC129914358 gene encoding uncharacterized protein LOC129914358, which gives rise to MSRLRNNEDLLTETPSSVLVISDSDDSGDELTGFSSPKKRLATVVDDVAAVDNQPTKMEPPLAKKKLKIDGEPNEEPPIDIDSVSTNPMRTRTKVSSDTSSKFPVSSPSDTVPLAGHRKKYVKNTLPAGAEWRMLQEIALGHPAITYREKLAHWVCRDELSDVEDVNNFDAQFQKREQFYARSLSGRRSVGKDSPYPNYNYNHFRSVILETFRTSPVGSSQESARKSSQSQQQQPSCSREAPSNVEPSVSLKPDSNNVTIYEKILCPSSESSATKASPSIRLHWTDDESVFRCNRLNPDIDKYSQLIKVRIDYNKQIDFKAKINEIFKTPTVPMKYNSPPIELVAGKSNDDETKSLEEQQIDEITPERKIQTRRSTEGKSVESRRSSERKSSERRSSDRRSSDRRSNERQSSERFPEVNCFQQDEFCNYLGLGMNGKVYSPTPTDNKRRSLRVKRLLVQTESMDKKKSEKKKELNKKKKNNNALDQEEKEKEDVKQEPTNEEHQNVTNTEVNEIRCSLPEDTNSKPIEEPVIPKSPEPIPTANLIVTKTPEIKIITQLRNTATPTRNTPSSVTTANSTPPPTTTRRQRRTRATSNGTSTCPRSSQSDESPEKSAPRRRRLNHHSHPDDHASDFLSESLQSDPSPPNVGDRSPQHNGRTSTVPSSEDKKDEHKLSIETDIRRQEDNEEPECVHKKYQRYLEESRKTKPSIFIVESINSSEFKPSAALPINYRKNMNTVIPKEASPKERKIRKTTQEWPSNKIVLRHLLRRNGTVVGTFNQRILRNRTAMITKHQKVKAMKKKVIRMHLNKGKDNVKKEELGKKKIPDNHIKMEITKKNKASQIDIETKKEMQSSFSQVDDDDPVLSLSKNTEVNLPKAKETCKAIIQTDAYVPPLPITFLSTPSERSPNPLTPENGRVIYAYYELDILTIVQDFMVTFWKTCKLIEVVGNTTEEWVQLGECKRLLYDTEIDAPYKNRICVHNSIPIYMEMRAKELPQLNRDCVLISVYVNVYYYHDEDLVAKSHSIQLDTVASHPQNVVFTTITDSRYFVMCWSQETHIGKTLSGLCKYSLTPHLDTLASIREFKSMRHEIRYLECTTDDNLIGFGDSQVTLWDHRSGDILMNYDLDMAIGNNVGSLHFPPLEVGQAKTVLIFQKTSALELSIIAINVSHNAPSHQLVCKHILPPEFDNLKTTMGIDDYTILTNSEHQELWIDHSDPQYMVQIKTPEGQKRFYSRCKQNVVVITENHLALETFSSFVLKMSNLTDI